A region of the Amycolatopsis sp. cg13 genome:
TCCGCACAAGGAGATGACGGGCAACCGGTCCGGTTCGCCGGGATCGCGCTCGCCCTCGGCGCGGCGCTGCTCTACGCCGGTGCGTCCTTCATCGCCAAGCAGCTCAAGCACATCCGGCCGCATCTGCTCGCCGCGGTTCAGCTGACGGTCGGCGCGATCGTGCTCGCGCCCGCGCTGATGTTCACGCCACTGCCGAGTTCGGCCCCGGGACTGCTGTGGCTCCTGCTGCTGGGCACGGTGCACACGGCGGTGATGTACGTGCTGATGTACGCCAGCATCGGCAAGCTGCCGACCACGACGGTGGCGCTGCTGTCCTACCTGTACCCGGTGGTCGCGGTCGTGGTGGACATGCTGGCGTTCGGCCACCGGCTCACCTGGCCGGAAGGCTTGGGCATGCTGGCCGTGCTCGCCGCCGCGCTGGCTCCGCAGCGCGCCAAGGCGGATACGCGAAACGCCCGGCCAGGAATCCCCAGCCGGGCGTCTCGGTGAAGCGGAAGTACTCAGTCGTGCTCGGGACCGGTGTGGTACTCGAACACCAGCCCGCCGACCGCGATGAGCAGCGCCACGAGCGCCATCACGAGGAGCCAGATGTGGAAGAACGCGAGGGCGAGGCCGGCGAGACCGGCGCACGCGGCCAGCGCGACCGGCCAGTAGCTGCCCGGGCTGAAGAAGCCCAGCTCGCCGGCGCCGTCGCTGATCTCGGCGTCCTCGCGGTCCTCCGGACGCTCTTCGATCCGGCGGGACACGAACTGCATGTAGCTGCCGGCGAGGAACGCCAGGCCGCCGGTCAGGAACAGCGCGACGATGCCGACCGGCTCAGCCTTCTGGTCGGTGGTGAAGAGCGCGGTCATGACCCAGTAGACGGCGGTCATGAGGACGGCAAACCCCGCCACCATGTAGAAAATCCGGGCTTCGACCTTCATGGGATTGGTCCCCTGCTCCTTCTGGTTCGCCGTCAGTTGGACGCGGTGCGCGCGGTGCGGTCGGTGTTGAACGGCTTCGTGGTCACCGCGTACGGGCTGCACAGCTCGCCGCAGTTCATCGAAGCCAGTGCCTCGGACGCGGTGTTCGGCTTGCCGGTCTTCGGGTTCGTCGCGGCGCGCAGCTTGAGGTACTGGTCGAACTTGTCCGGGGACAAGGCGCGCACCTCGAAGTTCATCACCGAATGGTACGTCCCGCACAGCTCGGCGCAGCGGCCGACGAACGATCCTTCACGGTCGATCGAGTTCTGGAACGAGCTGTCCTGGTTGTTCTTCTCCGGGTCCGGCATGACGTCGCGCTTGAAGTTGAACTCCGGGACCCAGAACGAGTGGATGACGTCCGTCGAGCGGAGCCGGTACTCGATGGTCTTGTTCGTCGGCAGCACGAGCAGCGGGATCTCGCCGGAGGAGCCGACGGTGCTCACCTGGGTGCCGTCGGCGCGCTTGGCGTTCTCGCCCTCGTACTTGAACTCCCAGTTCCACTGGAAGGCGATCACGTCGACGACGACGTCCGGGTTCGGCTTCTTGTCGAGGACCTTGCTCTCGGTCGTCGCGGTGAAGAAGAACAGCACGCAGACCATGATCGTCGGGAGGACGACCGTGAAGATCTCCAGCGGGATGTTGTACTGGAACTGCCGCGGGAGGTCCTCGGGGCCTTCGGCGGCCGCGCCCTTCTTCTTGCGGTGGAAGATCGCGGTCCAGAAGATCAGGGCCCACACGATCGCGCCGACGACCAGCGCGGCGACGACCGTCCACGTCCAGAGGGTGC
Encoded here:
- a CDS encoding cytochrome c oxidase subunit 4, encoding MKVEARIFYMVAGFAVLMTAVYWVMTALFTTDQKAEPVGIVALFLTGGLAFLAGSYMQFVSRRIEERPEDREDAEISDGAGELGFFSPGSYWPVALAACAGLAGLALAFFHIWLLVMALVALLIAVGGLVFEYHTGPEHD
- a CDS encoding DMT family transporter, whose amino-acid sequence is MKNPESRPVLQWSAAMALSGTIGAVVLESGAAAPAVAFARCLVGGVLLIVWSLARGWFRDWRPTRRDLLLAVAGGLLLVGNWVLLFASYSLSSIGVSTVVYHTQPLILVGMAAMFLGEKVARSHLMRAGVAFAGVVVISLSAQGDDGQPVRFAGIALALGAALLYAGASFIAKQLKHIRPHLLAAVQLTVGAIVLAPALMFTPLPSSAPGLLWLLLLGTVHTAVMYVLMYASIGKLPTTTVALLSYLYPVVAVVVDMLAFGHRLTWPEGLGMLAVLAAALAPQRAKADTRNARPGIPSRASR
- a CDS encoding cytochrome c oxidase subunit II; the protein is MGKPERTPVGKRVGRVAALAVLVALTATGCSGDEILRFGWPKGVTPQADQMRTLWTWTVVAALVVGAIVWALIFWTAIFHRKKKGAAAEGPEDLPRQFQYNIPLEIFTVVLPTIMVCVLFFFTATTESKVLDKKPNPDVVVDVIAFQWNWEFKYEGENAKRADGTQVSTVGSSGEIPLLVLPTNKTIEYRLRSTDVIHSFWVPEFNFKRDVMPDPEKNNQDSSFQNSIDREGSFVGRCAELCGTYHSVMNFEVRALSPDKFDQYLKLRAATNPKTGKPNTASEALASMNCGELCSPYAVTTKPFNTDRTARTASN